One Metamycoplasma canadense DNA segment encodes these proteins:
- the topA gene encoding type I DNA topoisomerase → MMNKIMIVESPNKVHTIQKIVGDEIRVVASVGHILKLSTTGLNNLGIDFENWEPKMVPDPLKKNIISELKKITKPADQVLIATDPDREGEAIANNLVTTLKLDNKYKRIKYNEITEEAIKFAIENPLEIDNNLVNAQKSRRMLDRIIGFRLSQLMQQKIKNAPTYPSAGRVQSIALKLVCDREKEIENFNPILYSKINVNLENNLNASLYLKQNKDFDDNTWLSRDNADLILNQLLKSNYELIVDEISITKRKESAYTPFKQSILYKEAKYNSQVVQVSAQKLFESGLISYPRTDSTRLSEGFILKARKYIENRFGEKYIAKEIKGFSGTQDAHEAIRPTQIDLTPEDAKVKYNLNDVDAYIYKIIYDKTILSLMTTPEKEIHKFNLKQDGKYFRMSFSKVIFDGYYAYLGTEEIINIPSFKKGDVIKAKEFIKEDKQTLPPSRYSEGSLIKKLDDIKVGRPSTFASTISVIKQRLFVELNDGYLVPSEFGKIVLEKLLTSFPKTINEEYTAKIEGKLDLISEGNEDYKNVMQKFWNSFNQRYNDIKDELNITILEPNMLDEKCPECNANLVYRYTKIKKQKFIGCSAFPSCRYIKNIDNPNKKYYRRKKS, encoded by the coding sequence ATGATGAATAAAATAATGATTGTCGAATCACCAAATAAAGTTCACACAATACAAAAAATAGTTGGTGATGAAATTAGAGTTGTAGCAAGTGTGGGTCATATTTTAAAACTTTCGACTACTGGACTAAATAATTTAGGTATAGATTTTGAAAATTGAGAACCTAAAATGGTTCCTGATCCTTTGAAAAAAAATATTATTTCGGAATTAAAAAAAATAACTAAACCAGCTGATCAAGTATTAATTGCAACTGACCCTGATCGTGAAGGTGAAGCAATTGCTAATAATCTGGTTACTACTTTAAAATTAGATAATAAATACAAAAGAATTAAATATAATGAAATTACTGAAGAAGCAATAAAATTTGCAATTGAAAATCCTTTAGAAATTGATAATAATCTAGTTAATGCACAAAAATCTAGAAGAATGCTTGATCGCATTATAGGTTTTAGATTATCTCAACTTATGCAACAAAAAATTAAAAATGCTCCTACTTATCCTTCTGCCGGTAGAGTACAATCTATTGCCTTAAAATTAGTTTGTGATCGTGAAAAAGAAATTGAAAATTTTAATCCTATTTTATATTCAAAAATAAACGTAAATTTAGAAAATAATTTAAACGCTAGTTTATATTTAAAACAAAATAAGGATTTTGATGATAATACTTGGCTATCTCGTGATAATGCTGATTTAATTTTAAACCAATTATTAAAAAGTAATTATGAATTAATTGTTGATGAAATTTCAATTACAAAAAGAAAAGAAAGCGCATACACTCCTTTTAAACAATCAATTTTGTATAAAGAAGCTAAATATAACTCACAAGTCGTTCAAGTTTCAGCGCAAAAATTATTTGAAAGTGGATTAATTTCTTATCCAAGAACAGATTCAACACGATTAAGCGAAGGGTTTATTTTAAAAGCGAGAAAATATATTGAGAATCGCTTTGGTGAAAAATATATAGCTAAAGAAATTAAGGGTTTCTCAGGAACACAGGATGCTCATGAAGCAATAAGACCAACACAGATTGATTTAACACCTGAAGACGCTAAAGTAAAATACAATTTAAATGATGTTGATGCTTATATTTATAAAATTATTTATGATAAAACAATACTTTCATTAATGACAACACCTGAAAAAGAAATTCATAAATTCAACTTAAAACAAGATGGAAAATACTTTAGAATGTCATTTAGTAAAGTTATTTTTGATGGATATTATGCCTATTTAGGAACTGAAGAAATTATTAATATTCCTTCATTTAAAAAAGGTGATGTTATTAAGGCTAAAGAATTTATTAAAGAAGATAAACAAACACTTCCTCCAAGTAGATATTCTGAAGGTTCATTAATTAAAAAATTAGATGATATAAAAGTTGGTAGACCTTCAACATTTGCATCAACAATTTCTGTTATTAAACAAAGACTATTTGTTGAATTAAATGATGGTTATTTAGTGCCGAGTGAATTTGGAAAAATTGTTTTAGAAAAACTTTTAACTAGTTTCCCTAAAACAATTAACGAAGAATATACGGCTAAAATAGAAGGAAAATTAGACTTAATTTCAGAAGGAAATGAAGATTACAAGAATGTTATGCAAAAATTCTGAAATAGTTTTAACCAAAGATACAATGATATTAAGGACGAGTTAAATATAACAATTTTAGAACCTAATATGTTAGACGAAAAATGTCCTGAATGTAATGCAAACTTAGTTTATCGATATACAAAAATTAAAAAGCAAAAATTTATTGGTTGTTCTGCATTCCCTAGTTGTCGCTATATTAAAAATATTGATAATCCTAATAAAAAATATTATCGTCGAAAAAAATCTTAA
- the cmk gene encoding (d)CMP kinase: MKKKINIAIDGPSGVGKTVMSKMLAKKLGYNFISSGNLYRAVAYNALQNNIDLKDEQAINNSWNFNDLYITSDEKVFLRNEDISLKIRESYVSLAASNIAKFQSLRLKINQFIQQFGSLNKGIIVDGRDATYRILPDAEVKFFLWATPEIRAKRRQKQNIDLGIQCDYEKILEDIKIRDFNDTNRAIDPLMVTEGSIKIDSTDMSVEENFKVMLDEVMKRLG, translated from the coding sequence ATGAAAAAGAAAATTAATATAGCTATTGATGGACCCTCAGGAGTAGGAAAAACTGTTATGTCAAAAATGTTAGCGAAAAAGCTTGGGTATAATTTTATAAGTAGCGGTAATTTATATCGAGCCGTTGCTTATAATGCTCTTCAAAATAATATTGATTTAAAAGATGAACAAGCAATTAATAATTCATGAAATTTTAATGATTTATATATAACTTCCGATGAAAAAGTATTTTTAAGAAATGAAGATATTTCATTAAAAATAAGAGAAAGTTATGTTTCCTTAGCTGCTTCAAATATTGCAAAGTTTCAATCTCTAAGATTAAAAATAAATCAATTTATACAACAATTCGGAAGTTTAAATAAAGGTATAATCGTTGATGGGCGTGATGCAACTTATCGTATTTTACCAGATGCAGAAGTTAAATTTTTTTTATGAGCAACACCCGAAATTAGGGCAAAAAGAAGACAAAAACAAAATATTGATTTAGGTATTCAATGCGATTATGAAAAAATATTAGAAGACATTAAAATACGTGATTTCAATGATACAAATAGAGCTATTGATCCTTTGATGGTAACTGAAGGTAGTATAAAAATTGATTCAACAGATATGAGTGTTGAAGAGAATTTTAAAGTTATGTTAGATGAAGTAATGAAAAGGTTAGGATAA
- the der gene encoding ribosome biogenesis GTPase Der, producing MKNTIALIGKPNVGKSTLFNKIIDKRKSIVYDTPGVTRDRIYDVANWSGYNFNIIDTGGITQENGNFKEDIKKQAEIAINEAQIIIFIVDGRQPLTTEDFFVASILRRSNKIVLLALNKLESNNNYFFDSEIYKLGFEKIFPISAIHGDGIGNLLDEVINNFVTNKENNSQNFKLTILGPANAGKSTLLNCLSNEERSIVSNIAGTTRDSVSSFVTINNEEFEIIDTAGIKRKSKLTDSIEHYALMRATDSIQEADLCLLMLDATEEVSHFSQNIIGIAYELKKPLIIIVNKWDLIEKDTNTMAIYKKNLSKKLKFVDWAPVIFISAKNKQRINKLKEEIINVKNNISRKINTNQLNSIMMTAQMIKPASPIKGKRLSITFSKQIDGKIPTFLLFVNDVKCAHFTYLRYIENQIRQNYNFSGTPINLILKNKNKKEENK from the coding sequence ATGAAAAATACAATTGCATTAATTGGAAAACCTAATGTTGGAAAATCAACTTTATTTAATAAAATAATCGATAAAAGAAAGTCAATTGTTTATGATACTCCTGGAGTAACTAGAGATAGAATTTATGATGTTGCTAATTGATCGGGATATAATTTTAATATAATTGATACTGGCGGAATTACACAAGAAAATGGTAATTTTAAGGAAGATATTAAAAAGCAAGCTGAAATTGCTATTAATGAAGCACAAATTATTATTTTTATTGTTGATGGTCGTCAACCATTAACAACAGAAGATTTTTTTGTTGCTAGCATTTTAAGAAGATCAAATAAAATAGTATTATTAGCATTAAATAAACTAGAATCAAATAATAATTATTTTTTTGATAGTGAAATTTATAAACTTGGTTTTGAAAAAATTTTTCCAATAAGTGCAATACATGGTGACGGGATTGGAAATTTATTAGATGAAGTTATAAATAATTTTGTTACAAATAAAGAAAATAATTCTCAAAATTTTAAATTAACTATCTTAGGTCCAGCTAATGCAGGAAAGTCAACTTTGTTAAATTGTCTATCAAACGAAGAAAGATCAATTGTTTCAAATATCGCCGGAACAACAAGAGATTCAGTTTCTTCTTTTGTTACTATAAATAATGAGGAATTTGAAATTATAGATACAGCCGGAATAAAAAGAAAAAGTAAATTAACCGATAGCATTGAACACTATGCACTTATGCGAGCTACTGATTCTATTCAAGAAGCAGATTTGTGTTTACTAATGTTAGATGCAACCGAAGAAGTAAGTCACTTTAGCCAAAATATTATTGGTATTGCTTATGAATTAAAAAAACCATTAATAATTATTGTAAATAAGTGAGATTTAATCGAAAAAGATACAAATACAATGGCTATTTACAAGAAAAACTTATCAAAAAAATTAAAATTTGTTGATTGAGCTCCAGTTATTTTTATTTCAGCTAAAAATAAACAAAGAATTAATAAGCTTAAAGAAGAAATAATTAATGTTAAAAATAACATTTCAAGGAAAATTAATACTAACCAACTAAATAGCATAATGATGACTGCTCAAATGATTAAACCTGCATCGCCAATTAAAGGAAAAAGATTATCAATTACATTTTCAAAACAAATAGATGGAAAAATTCCTACATTTTTACTTTTTGTAAATGATGTTAAATGTGCTCATTTTACTTATTTAAGGTACATTGAAAATCAAATTAGACAGAACTATAATTTTTCAGGAACTCCTATTAATTTGATTTTAAAAAACAAAAATAAAAAAGAGGAAAATAAATAA